The nucleotide window CTATTTATTCAGTTGCGGTTTTCTTTATAAATAAATATATTTGTCATTTATACTATTATAAATTGCCACTGCCATGAAACAATTGACTGCCCTGTTCCTGCTATGTTTTTTTACGATAACAGGTAAAAGCCAGCGGGCTGCCAACCGTCCCGATTCGGCCTATCTTTTTGCCTACTCCCCCGAACGGGGAAATGCCCGCACCGGCCTGGCGTTTGCATGGAGCAACGATGGCATTAGCTGGAATGCGATCGGACCGGAACATTATTTTGTATACAGTGATTACGGTACCTGGGGGGCTCAAAAGAAAATGCTAAAACCATTTCTTTTCGCCGGTGACGACGGAACCTGGCACCTGGTATGGAGCCTGAATGCTAATGAAAATGTATTGGCTCATGCAGCTTCACCCGATTTGGTGTACTGGGGACGCCAGAGTTATCCTCAAACTTCAATGGGCAGTAATGTAGCTGATCCTGTTATTTCATCTTCTTCAATTGGCAAATATGTAGTAAGCTGGCGGAGCAATGCTAATAATGCCAACCAGGCATTTTCCCTGGCAACAGACTTTAAAACATTTGCTTCGCCCCAAAAAATCAATGCAGGAGAGTATATCAATAAACGTGTTGAAGCAATGGTTTCAGGCCACAAACAAACCGGCACAGTGCACAAAGTAGCGTTTAACCGGGTAGAAGGGCTTTTAAACGCACAAAAAAATGCACAATATCAATCGACCCTTTTAGCTGAGTCGGCCGCTACAGACCACCAGCGGTTTGCTGGTCTGAAGCCTGTAGACATTACGCTCACTCCCATTCGGGCAAAAAGCAAAAAGATCAGCGACCTGCTGGTGGGCGCTTTTTTTGAAGATATTAATTATGCTGCCGACGGAGGCTTATATGCTGAGCTGGTACAAAACCGCGATTTTGAATACCATCCTGCTGACAAAAAATACCGCGATAAAAACTGGAACCACCAAACAGCCTGGCGCCCGGGTCTTGGAACTCTGGCAATTGATTCTGTCTCGCCCGTACATCCCAATAACCCGCATTATGCCGTTTTAAGTTACGATCTTGGAAAACCTGTACTAGTCAATGAAGGTTTTGGTGGTATTGCAGTTAAGGCCGGAGAAAAATACGACTGCAGCGCTTTTGTCAGGATCCCTTCTGCAAAAGCCGGCCAGCTTACCTGGAGATTATCAGACAAAAACGGAAATATACTGGGAACTGCCTCCATGAAAATTCCGGCAGGAACCAACTGGAAAAAATTGTCGGCAGTTATAACGGCAAATGCAACGGTTGCTGATGCTTCGCTTGAGTTAATTTTCGAACAACAGGGCAGTATCCATTTAGATATGGTGTCGCTCTTCCCCCAAAAAACATTTAAAAATCGTAAAAACGGGCTAAGGGCGGACCTCGCACAGGCATTAGCAGATATGAAACCCAAATTCTTACGTTTCCCGGGCGGGTGTGTGGCGCACGGAGACGGCATTGCCAATATTTACCGGTGGAAGACGACGATTGGTCCGCTCGAAGCCCGTAAACCCATGCGCAATATGTGGAACTACCACCAGACAACCGGTTTGGGTTATTATGAATATTTCCAGTTTTGTGAGGATATGGGAGCAGAGCCTTTGCCCGTTTTAGCAGCCGGTGTGCCCTGCCAGAACTCTTCCGATGGCGGTGCCGGCCAGCAATGTGGTATCCCTATGGCCGATATGGATGAATATGTACAGGATATCCTCGACCTGATCGAATGGGCGAACGGTGATGCCAAAACCACGCATTGGGGCAGACTTCGTGCCGCATCGGGCCATCCTAAATCCTTTAATTTAAAATACATAGGTATTGGTAACGAGGACCTGATCACCGATATTTTTGAAGAACGGTTCACCATGATCTTTAATGCCATCAAAAAGAAATACCCTGAAATAAAGGTAGTAGGAACCTCCGGGCCGTTTTACGAGGGTACTGATTACGTAGAAGGCTGGGGCATCGCGCGCAAACTGGGTGTGGACATGATTGACGAACATTATTATGTACCCCCGGGTTGGTTTATTCACAACCAGGATTATTATGATAAATACGACCGGAATGGCAGCAAAGTGTACCTGGGCGAATATGCCAGTCATTTACCCGGCAGGCCTAACAACCTGGAAACGGCTCTTTCCGAGGCGCTGCATTTGAACAATCTTGAGCGCAACGGAGATGTAGTTGCCATGTCTTCTTACGCACCTCTTTTTGCAAAAGAAGGTTTCACCCAATGGAATCCGGATCTTATTTATTTTACTAACACCGAAGTAAAACTTACGCCCGGCTACTATGTGCAGCATTTATACGGCAATACACCGGGTGATGAATACATACCCGCTGACCTGCAATATTCCGGTAACGACGCAGGCGTGATCAAACGGATATCCACTTCAATCGTAAAAAATACAAAAACCAATGAGTTAATAATACGCGCAGTTAACCTGTTACCGGTTACTACCCATATCAGGCTCAATTTGGATGATTTTTCAGGCAATAGCAAGGTCCAAAAAACTATATTAACCGGCAACCCGGCAGATCGAAAAGCGAAACCATTAACGAGTGAAATACAATTGCAGGCAAACACGCCCGAAATTTTACCCCCGTATTCACTCACTGTATGGCGTATTAGACTTTGATTACCCAATATCTACTATTTTTATCAAAGCATTTGCAAATAGTTTGCTTGTTTTGCCGTCCTATTAACTGATTTGAAGCGTTTCTTTTTCATACTACTTATTTTAACAGCTGCGGGGCTGGCAGGCGTGCAGGCGCAGATTACTGTAAAAGGTACTGTGTTTGATAGTTCAGGCACTTACCCTGTTCAGGGAGTTTCGGTTTTATCTACTAACGGAGCAGGTACATTTACTGATGCTATGGGTGACTACAGTATCAGGGTAAGCGAAACAGACTCCATCTGGTTTAGCTATCTTAATAAGCCTACCCGTAAATTCCTGGTACGCAGTATTAAAACTCCCTATGCTTTTAATATTTCGCTGCAAACATTTATTACCTTGTTGCCCGGGGTAAAAGCACGGGTAAAAGATTACAAGCGCGACTCTATTCAAAACCGGCAGGATTATGCCAAATATTTCGATTATCAAAAGCCTGGTTTAAAAGTAAGCTCGTTAAGTGACGGCTCTGTCGGTTTCGATCTGAATGAGATCATTAATTCCTTTCGGTTTGGCCGCAATAAACGTTTATCGATGTTTCAAAACAGGCTGATCAGCCAGGAACAGGAGGCATTTATTAAGCATCGCTTCAGCAAGGCATTGATCAGGCGCATTACCGGGGCCGATAACGACAGTACCATCAGCGAATTTATTATTTATTATCAACCTTCCTTTCTTTTTACTTCTACAGCTACTGACTATACCTTTCATAAATATATTAAAGACTCTTATGAGCGCTTTACAGCTGGTTTGATGCCCACCCCACTCTGGTTGGAAGGGGCTACCGAAGACGATGATGCCGTTATTTACCGGAGGTTTAACAGCAGGCCCTGAAAGCAGGATTATGCTTAAATTGCAGTATGCACCATATCAAACTTCTTCTTTTCATACTGCTTTCATCTTCGCTTCTTTGCCGGGCACAATCCCATTGTGATATCCTTATCAAAAACGGGAAGATTATTGACGGTACGGGTAACAACTGGTATTACGGGGATATTGCTATAAAAGATGGCAAAATAGAGCGTATAGGTAAATCACTGCCCTATACAGCCAGCCAAACCATGGATGCAAAAGGATTGATTGTCGCTCCCGGCTTTATAGATGTGCATACTCATATTGAAGGAGATGAGGCTAAAAATCCGACCGCTGATAATTTTATTTATGATGGTGTAACCAGCGTTGTTGCCGGTAACTGTGGCGCTTCTAATATAGATATAGGAAAATACCTGAAGTGGATTGACTCTCTCAAACTGTCTGTAAATGTAGCTTCGCTGATCGGGCATAATGATGTACGCAAAGCGGTAATGGGAAGAGCGAACCGCGATGCTTCCCCCGAAGAGCTGATGCAAATGAAGGCGCTGGTGGAAAAAGCGATGAAAGATGGCGCTGTAGGCATTTCTACCGGACTTATTTATATTCCCGGCACTTACTCCAAAACACCCGAAATTGTAGCGCTCGCCAAAATAGCCTCCCGTTACAATGGCGTTTATGCCTCACACATGAGAGACGAGGGAGATAAGGTAACCGATGCCATCAATGAAGCCATTACCGTTGGCAGGGAGGCTGATATACCGGTAGAAATATCTCATTTCAAATTGAGCGGACAGCAGAACTGGGGACGAAGTAAAGAAACCATTGCTATGGTAGCTGATGCCAGGGAACAGGGGCTGGATGTAACCATTGATCAATACCCTTATACTGCCAGCAGCACTTCCATCAGTACTTTATTACCCGATGATATATTAGCGGACGGGCAGGACAGTATTGTGGCCAGGCTTAAAAACCCCGCTATTAAAAAACGGGTGATTGATGAAATGCTGGCCAGATTAAAAAAGAGAAAGCTTAAGCACTTTAGCTATGCGGTGGTGGCCAGCTACCGGCCGGATAGTAATTATAATGGTAAAAGTATAGAAGAGATCAACCTGATGATGGGCCGTAAGCACAAGGTGAAAGAAGAAGCAGAAACGATTATTGATATCATGATCAACGGAGGAGCCAGCGCTGTATTTCACGGGATGGGAGAGGAGGATGTAAAACGCATTATGCAGTACCCTTTTAACATGTTTGCCAGCGACGCCTCTATACGCGTTTTCAACCAGGGCGTACCGCATCCCCGCGGCTATGGCACCAATGCGCGGGTATTAGGTAAATATGTAAGAGAAGAAAAAGTGCTCCCCCTCGAAGAGGCCATCCGGAAAATGACTTCTCTGCCGGCCCAAAAATTCCAGCTAAGAGACCGGGGGCTTTTAAAAGAAGGCATGGCTGCCGATATTGTGATCTTTGATGAAAAACAGGTAGCAGATCAATCCACCTATAAAAACCCGCAT belongs to Niabella yanshanensis and includes:
- a CDS encoding alpha-L-arabinofuranosidase C-terminal domain-containing protein, with protein sequence MKQLTALFLLCFFTITGKSQRAANRPDSAYLFAYSPERGNARTGLAFAWSNDGISWNAIGPEHYFVYSDYGTWGAQKKMLKPFLFAGDDGTWHLVWSLNANENVLAHAASPDLVYWGRQSYPQTSMGSNVADPVISSSSIGKYVVSWRSNANNANQAFSLATDFKTFASPQKINAGEYINKRVEAMVSGHKQTGTVHKVAFNRVEGLLNAQKNAQYQSTLLAESAATDHQRFAGLKPVDITLTPIRAKSKKISDLLVGAFFEDINYAADGGLYAELVQNRDFEYHPADKKYRDKNWNHQTAWRPGLGTLAIDSVSPVHPNNPHYAVLSYDLGKPVLVNEGFGGIAVKAGEKYDCSAFVRIPSAKAGQLTWRLSDKNGNILGTASMKIPAGTNWKKLSAVITANATVADASLELIFEQQGSIHLDMVSLFPQKTFKNRKNGLRADLAQALADMKPKFLRFPGGCVAHGDGIANIYRWKTTIGPLEARKPMRNMWNYHQTTGLGYYEYFQFCEDMGAEPLPVLAAGVPCQNSSDGGAGQQCGIPMADMDEYVQDILDLIEWANGDAKTTHWGRLRAASGHPKSFNLKYIGIGNEDLITDIFEERFTMIFNAIKKKYPEIKVVGTSGPFYEGTDYVEGWGIARKLGVDMIDEHYYVPPGWFIHNQDYYDKYDRNGSKVYLGEYASHLPGRPNNLETALSEALHLNNLERNGDVVAMSSYAPLFAKEGFTQWNPDLIYFTNTEVKLTPGYYVQHLYGNTPGDEYIPADLQYSGNDAGVIKRISTSIVKNTKTNELIIRAVNLLPVTTHIRLNLDDFSGNSKVQKTILTGNPADRKAKPLTSEIQLQANTPEILPPYSLTVWRIRL
- a CDS encoding carboxypeptidase-like regulatory domain-containing protein produces the protein MKRFFFILLILTAAGLAGVQAQITVKGTVFDSSGTYPVQGVSVLSTNGAGTFTDAMGDYSIRVSETDSIWFSYLNKPTRKFLVRSIKTPYAFNISLQTFITLLPGVKARVKDYKRDSIQNRQDYAKYFDYQKPGLKVSSLSDGSVGFDLNEIINSFRFGRNKRLSMFQNRLISQEQEAFIKHRFSKALIRRITGADNDSTISEFIIYYQPSFLFTSTATDYTFHKYIKDSYERFTAGLMPTPLWLEGATEDDDAVIYRRFNSRP
- a CDS encoding N-acyl-D-amino-acid deacylase family protein, yielding MHHIKLLLFILLSSSLLCRAQSHCDILIKNGKIIDGTGNNWYYGDIAIKDGKIERIGKSLPYTASQTMDAKGLIVAPGFIDVHTHIEGDEAKNPTADNFIYDGVTSVVAGNCGASNIDIGKYLKWIDSLKLSVNVASLIGHNDVRKAVMGRANRDASPEELMQMKALVEKAMKDGAVGISTGLIYIPGTYSKTPEIVALAKIASRYNGVYASHMRDEGDKVTDAINEAITVGREADIPVEISHFKLSGQQNWGRSKETIAMVADAREQGLDVTIDQYPYTASSTSISTLLPDDILADGQDSIVARLKNPAIKKRVIDEMLARLKKRKLKHFSYAVVASYRPDSNYNGKSIEEINLMMGRKHKVKEEAETIIDIMINGGASAVFHGMGEEDVKRIMQYPFNMFASDASIRVFNQGVPHPRGYGTNARVLGKYVREEKVLPLEEAIRKMTSLPAQKFQLRDRGLLKEGMAADIVIFDEKQVADQSTYKNPHAYSKGFHYVLVNGQLTVNREKHMGTRAGKALYH